In one Agathobacter rectalis ATCC 33656 genomic region, the following are encoded:
- a CDS encoding GTP pyrophosphokinase, with the protein MDDTQIEMLPMLGEFSSIASQYEHIMFYYESGIQQIVAKLQILNNEFKNNHERNPIENIKSRVKSLDSIIDKMKRKGIPLTTNAMKREIKDIAGVRVICPFISDVYQVANMLVNQADVEIVTIKDYIKKPKENGYRSLHMIVLVDVYFSDHKDKVPIEIQFRTIAMNFWASTEHQLRYKKSRIFTEEMQQELKKCADIMADADDKMQNLANVSGIVQPIE; encoded by the coding sequence ATGGATGATACACAAATAGAGATGCTGCCGATGTTGGGCGAATTTAGTTCAATTGCCTCGCAGTATGAACACATCATGTTCTACTACGAATCGGGTATACAGCAGATAGTCGCAAAGCTGCAGATATTAAATAATGAATTTAAAAACAATCATGAAAGAAATCCAATTGAGAATATAAAGAGCCGTGTAAAGTCGCTTGACAGCATAATAGACAAAATGAAGCGAAAGGGCATTCCGCTCACCACCAACGCCATGAAGCGTGAGATTAAGGATATAGCCGGCGTCAGGGTCATTTGTCCATTCATATCCGATGTATATCAGGTGGCCAATATGCTTGTGAATCAGGCGGATGTCGAGATTGTCACAATAAAGGACTACATAAAAAAACCGAAGGAGAATGGCTACAGGAGTCTTCATATGATAGTGCTGGTTGATGTGTATTTTTCGGATCACAAGGACAAGGTGCCGATAGAGATACAGTTTCGTACCATTGCCATGAATTTCTGGGCCAGCACAGAGCATCAGCTCCGCTACAAGAAGAGCCGTATATTCACGGAGGAGATGCAGCAGGAGCTCAAGAAATGCGCAGATATCATGGCAGACGCTGATGACAAGATGCAGAATCTGGCAAATGTTTCGGGGATTGTGCAGCCGATTGAGTAA
- a CDS encoding phosphatase PAP2 family protein: MLSRDSISQTGQFFNRILPKYSRIPLLFTVVLNFSVYWGARAIAGGFIHHNIETSLDDMIPVVYPTVVIYFGCYIFWIIGYLYNAAMDKRHCYRFLMADWLAKAVCFICYVVYPTTNTRPEIVGSDIWAQLMRFLYSMDAADNLFPSIHCLVSWLCYIGIRGNKKVPQWIRTTFCICAIAVFISTLTTKQHVIYDVVAGVALVEVTYRVSKLIVKKAVKKGKSNTEA, translated from the coding sequence GTGTTATCCAGGGACAGCATATCGCAAACAGGACAGTTTTTTAACAGAATACTTCCAAAATACAGTCGTATTCCGCTGCTTTTTACAGTAGTGCTCAATTTCAGTGTATACTGGGGCGCGCGTGCTATTGCAGGCGGTTTTATCCATCACAATATAGAGACCTCGCTTGATGATATGATACCGGTTGTGTACCCTACAGTAGTCATTTATTTTGGCTGCTATATTTTTTGGATTATAGGATATCTGTACAATGCAGCGATGGATAAAAGGCACTGTTATCGTTTCCTCATGGCAGACTGGCTGGCAAAGGCAGTCTGTTTTATCTGTTATGTCGTGTATCCTACAACCAACACCCGCCCGGAAATAGTGGGCTCAGACATATGGGCACAGCTCATGCGCTTTTTATATAGTATGGATGCAGCGGACAATCTTTTTCCATCTATACACTGCCTAGTAAGCTGGCTGTGCTATATTGGCATTCGTGGCAATAAAAAAGTACCGCAGTGGATACGTACAACCTTTTGTATTTGCGCTATAGCAGTATTCATATCCACATTGACTACGAAGCAGCATGTGATATATGATGTAGTTGCAGGAGTTGCGCTGGTGGAAGTGACATACCGGGTTTCAAAGCTGATAGTTAAAAAGGCAGTTAAAAAAGGAAAATCGAATACAGAAGCATAA
- a CDS encoding phosphatidylserine decarboxylase, protein MAKKSFVDWLYTTAPGRVTLKVLLHTGALKLGEIVARSPLSKPFISRYIKNNNIDMSDFKGQKYNSFQDFFSRKRDDIEVDRQAEHLISPCDGYLSAYRIKSNNSFHIKGSWYKVTDLVTDKKIAKEFVGGDCVILRLCANDYHHYCYIDDGFQGRNHFVKGLLHSVQPIALENAPVYRQNRRMWTILDTVNFGKVAQIEIGALLVGGIVNDHENVMMRKGAEMGHFELIGSTIVLLFKKGHIDLLPEIKECIKGDKEVRVIQGQHIANRTVF, encoded by the coding sequence ATGGCAAAAAAATCGTTTGTAGACTGGCTTTACACCACGGCACCTGGGCGTGTGACACTTAAGGTGCTTCTGCATACAGGTGCACTTAAGCTCGGAGAAATAGTAGCACGCTCCCCGCTGTCTAAGCCGTTTATCAGCCGGTATATAAAGAATAACAATATAGACATGTCTGATTTTAAGGGTCAGAAATATAACAGCTTTCAGGACTTTTTCTCCAGAAAGCGTGATGATATTGAGGTGGACAGGCAGGCTGAGCATCTTATCAGCCCGTGTGACGGCTACCTGAGTGCATACAGGATAAAAAGCAACAACAGCTTTCACATCAAGGGCTCATGGTACAAGGTGACGGACCTTGTCACCGACAAAAAAATTGCAAAGGAATTTGTTGGAGGAGACTGCGTGATACTGCGTCTTTGTGCCAACGATTATCATCATTACTGCTATATAGATGATGGATTTCAGGGCAGGAATCATTTTGTGAAGGGACTGCTTCACAGTGTACAGCCTATTGCACTGGAAAATGCTCCTGTATATAGGCAAAACAGGCGTATGTGGACTATTCTGGATACAGTTAATTTTGGCAAGGTGGCACAGATTGAGATAGGTGCGCTGCTTGTGGGAGGCATAGTCAATGACCACGAGAATGTTATGATGAGAAAGGGCGCAGAGATGGGGCACTTTGAGCTGATTGGCTCCACAATAGTGCTTTTGTTTAAAAAAGGTCATATTGACCTGCTTCCGGAAATTAAAGAGTGTATAAAAGGAGACAAAGAAGTACGTGTTATCCAGGGACAGCATATCGCAAACAGGACAGTTTTTTAA
- a CDS encoding CDP-alcohol phosphatidyltransferase family protein: MNNMNINSAIADTLDIGNTDTEKRTGLIGFYNYTVVLTYIGMWIGFLGVMLAIKDRYVGSLICLMLAGVCDMFDGTIASTKKDRTRDERTFGIQIDSLSDIICFGVLPAVWVFCVTPKISVAFIAIFVFILCGLIRLAYFNVDEANRQAATAERRQYYLGLPITSSALAIPAVYLIGEFTAIHTQTIAALALLIIGICYVLPVKLKKPSLFGEVLLVGIGAVEFCILIAEVLI; the protein is encoded by the coding sequence ATGAATAATATGAATATTAATTCTGCAATAGCAGATACTCTGGATATAGGGAATACAGACACAGAGAAAAGGACAGGGCTCATAGGCTTTTATAATTACACGGTAGTGCTTACATACATAGGCATGTGGATAGGCTTCCTTGGAGTTATGCTTGCCATAAAGGATAGGTATGTGGGTTCACTAATCTGCCTTATGCTGGCAGGTGTCTGTGATATGTTTGACGGCACCATTGCATCCACAAAGAAGGATCGTACCAGGGACGAGCGCACATTTGGCATACAGATAGATTCGTTAAGTGATATCATATGCTTCGGTGTGCTTCCGGCAGTGTGGGTATTTTGCGTGACACCAAAGATATCAGTTGCATTTATCGCCATATTTGTATTCATACTTTGCGGGCTTATCCGTCTGGCATACTTTAATGTAGATGAGGCCAACAGGCAGGCAGCGACAGCAGAGCGCAGACAGTATTATCTGGGGCTTCCAATCACATCAAGTGCGCTTGCTATTCCGGCGGTATATCTGATTGGAGAGTTCACAGCTATACATACACAGACAATCGCGGCACTTGCCCTTTTAATCATTGGCATTTGCTACGTGCTCCCTGTAAAGCTCAAAAAGCCATCTCTTTTTGGAGAGGTTCTGCTTGTAGGTATAGGAGCAGTTGAGTTTTGTATTCTCATTGCGGAGGTTCTTATTTAA
- a CDS encoding CarD family transcriptional regulator: MFEIGDYVLNATNGICKISEIVELDMSGDKQLKSYFLLRPVEEENDRVYIPVDNADKRIRKVITQDEALAVLDRVPEIEALAVNNEKERETRYKEAVRSCEPDSVISLLKCLHIRNEQRAQAGKKSTAVDERYGKMAEHNLNAELAFVLEKDKQEIKDIIHDML; encoded by the coding sequence ATGTTCGAAATAGGTGATTACGTATTAAATGCTACAAATGGAATTTGCAAAATAAGCGAAATCGTGGAGTTAGACATGTCAGGAGACAAGCAACTCAAGTCATATTTTTTACTCCGCCCTGTTGAGGAGGAGAATGACAGAGTGTATATACCTGTTGACAATGCTGATAAGAGGATACGTAAGGTAATAACACAGGATGAGGCACTGGCGGTGCTCGATAGAGTACCTGAGATAGAGGCGCTCGCGGTAAACAATGAGAAGGAGCGCGAAACGCGCTATAAGGAGGCAGTCAGAAGCTGTGAGCCGGATAGTGTGATCAGTCTCTTAAAGTGTTTACATATCAGAAATGAGCAGCGTGCACAGGCAGGCAAGAAGTCTACAGCCGTCGATGAGCGCTATGGCAAGATGGCAGAGCACAATTTAAATGCAGAGCTTGCATTTGTTCTTGAAAAGGACAAGCAGGAGATTAAAGATATAATTCATGATATGCTATAG
- a CDS encoding cytidylate kinase-like family protein, producing MEFYDEKIKALAIEIYELDAEVYKKLGSSLGRVFGGEKDICIRNIMEDLHSRQNSSRIRSELALISNMARTIPDHDTRHDIMVRYNNIVEEIAELPTGFADGDILDPKIADLNTVNLKDRFKTGDHLIICIGRSCGCGGNEIGFALADKLRMNFYDVSVMNEVFRQKDGEEAAQATATFQKKERMGIKKRIKAFKKYHGLSSEDVLFFDTSKFLVEKAKQEDFIVMGRFADAILTNNHIPHISIFITAPEKRRIQRFLEINKNVTPNQAKKWIESEDKRHLKTYKFYTGRKWSKASNYDICINSASYGIKGSIELIIRMLQLDDRVKQLIE from the coding sequence ATGGAATTTTATGACGAGAAAATTAAAGCTCTTGCCATCGAAATCTATGAGCTTGATGCCGAAGTATACAAGAAATTAGGCTCATCCCTCGGCAGGGTATTTGGTGGCGAGAAGGATATATGTATCCGTAACATCATGGAGGATCTGCACTCAAGGCAGAACAGCTCAAGAATCCGAAGCGAGCTTGCCCTGATAAGCAACATGGCAAGAACAATACCTGATCACGATACAAGGCATGATATCATGGTCAGATACAACAACATAGTAGAGGAGATAGCGGAGCTCCCGACAGGCTTTGCCGACGGAGATATCCTCGATCCAAAGATAGCGGATTTAAATACCGTAAACCTGAAGGATCGTTTCAAGACGGGCGATCATCTGATTATCTGTATAGGACGTTCCTGCGGATGTGGTGGAAATGAGATTGGATTTGCACTTGCAGACAAGCTTCGTATGAATTTCTATGATGTGTCTGTCATGAATGAGGTGTTCAGACAGAAGGATGGAGAGGAAGCAGCCCAGGCTACAGCTACCTTCCAGAAAAAAGAGCGAATGGGAATCAAAAAGCGCATAAAAGCTTTTAAGAAATACCACGGACTTTCATCAGAGGATGTGCTTTTCTTTGATACAAGCAAGTTCCTTGTAGAGAAGGCAAAGCAGGAGGACTTCATTGTTATGGGACGTTTTGCAGATGCAATTCTGACAAACAATCATATTCCTCACATAAGTATTTTTATCACAGCACCGGAGAAGAGAAGAATCCAGCGTTTCCTTGAGATAAATAAGAATGTGACTCCGAACCAGGCAAAGAAATGGATAGAATCTGAGGATAAGAGACATCTGAAGACCTACAAATTCTATACCGGCAGAAAGTGGAGCAAGGCAAGTAACTATGATATCTGTATCAACAGTGCCAGCTACGGCATTAAGGGCTCAATAGAGCTTATCATCCGTATGCTCCAGCTCGATGACCGCGTGAAGCAGCTGATTGAGTAA
- a CDS encoding sodium:proton antiporter: protein MSNTLLMLCIPFAGLLLCIAVMPLVKPEWWEKHQAHAVILWSLLFAIPFALFYGAPKAVETVLECLIGDYLTFIVLLFGLFCVAGNIKLEGSLVGNPKVNVIMLAVGTFFSSCIGTTGASMLFVRPIIQMNSWRKNKRHIMVFFIFLVSNIGGCLTPIGDPPLLMGFSRGVSFFWSMRLFPVLVLNMILLLTIFYHLDKKAYQKDITKGLMPEVKENEPLIRIKGAHNFLYIVMIVIAVILSGVLPKLSAFQNAAGEVIGIPIFKEVTLTVPAIIEIAIILLAALLSFKTTPKEVRVQNHFTWGAIQEVAVLFIGIFITMQPALMVLKSAGSGLGITEPFEMFWATGALSSFLDNTPTYLVFLTTAGAMHFTTGVATTLGVVPVKMLMAISCGAVFMGANTYIGNAPNFMVKSLSDENGINMPSFFGYIWWSLRYLIPVFIIDMIIFFL, encoded by the coding sequence ATGTCAAACACATTATTAATGTTGTGTATCCCATTTGCGGGCTTATTGCTGTGCATAGCAGTTATGCCGCTTGTGAAGCCTGAATGGTGGGAGAAGCATCAAGCTCATGCAGTTATCTTATGGTCACTGCTTTTTGCCATTCCGTTCGCGCTGTTCTATGGAGCACCAAAAGCCGTAGAGACGGTACTGGAGTGTCTGATAGGTGACTATCTGACCTTTATCGTGTTGCTCTTTGGACTGTTCTGCGTAGCCGGAAATATCAAGCTGGAGGGAAGTCTGGTCGGCAACCCAAAGGTAAACGTTATCATGCTTGCTGTTGGAACTTTTTTTTCAAGCTGTATAGGAACTACAGGAGCCAGTATGCTCTTTGTAAGGCCGATTATACAGATGAACTCATGGAGAAAAAACAAGCGTCACATCATGGTATTTTTCATTTTTCTTGTGTCAAATATCGGAGGATGTCTTACACCTATCGGAGATCCGCCACTGCTCATGGGATTTTCAAGAGGAGTATCGTTCTTCTGGAGCATGAGGCTGTTTCCGGTTCTCGTATTAAATATGATACTGCTTCTTACCATATTTTATCATTTGGACAAGAAGGCCTACCAGAAGGATATCACTAAGGGACTTATGCCTGAGGTGAAGGAAAATGAGCCCCTCATCAGGATAAAGGGTGCCCACAACTTTTTATATATCGTAATGATTGTCATAGCTGTTATACTAAGCGGTGTGCTTCCTAAGCTTTCTGCATTCCAGAACGCTGCAGGAGAGGTTATCGGTATTCCGATATTCAAGGAGGTTACACTCACTGTGCCTGCAATTATTGAGATTGCTATTATTCTGCTTGCAGCCCTGCTTTCCTTCAAGACAACACCGAAGGAGGTTCGTGTGCAGAACCATTTCACATGGGGAGCAATTCAGGAGGTTGCGGTGCTTTTTATCGGAATCTTCATCACAATGCAGCCTGCTCTTATGGTATTAAAGAGTGCAGGTTCAGGTCTTGGAATCACAGAGCCGTTTGAGATGTTCTGGGCAACAGGAGCACTTTCAAGCTTCCTCGACAATACACCGACATATCTGGTTTTCCTTACTACAGCGGGAGCCATGCACTTTACTACAGGTGTCGCAACCACACTGGGAGTGGTGCCGGTCAAGATGCTTATGGCAATTTCGTGTGGCGCTGTATTTATGGGAGCCAACACATATATTGGAAATGCACCGAACTTTATGGTCAAGTCATTATCAGACGAAAACGGTATCAACATGCCATCGTTCTTTGGTTACATATGGTGGTCATTGCGTTATCTGATACCTGTTTTCATCATAGATATGATCATATTCTTTTTATAG
- a CDS encoding HAD family hydrolase: protein MKLPLTYDNYIFDLYGTLVDIHTDESDTAIWEKLAMFYGYYGALYEAKELKERYETLVKSSEAELKKKIEKSDADARFAISYAHEASPEIHIEDVFEKLYEEKGVNPTKELPVHTGQFFRVMSTEYVKLYPGTKEMLKELKNAGKNVYLLSNAQRIFTAYEMRRLDIFDLFDDVFISSDYNTKKPDIRFYKELINKYDIDVSKSLFIGNDSTTDIKGAKECRMDAFYVKSNISPKDDMAHDADYIIDNFTNW from the coding sequence ATGAAACTTCCACTCACATATGATAACTATATATTTGACCTCTACGGTACGCTCGTGGATATTCACACAGACGAGAGTGACACTGCAATCTGGGAAAAGCTCGCCATGTTCTATGGCTATTACGGAGCACTGTATGAGGCAAAGGAGCTTAAGGAGCGCTATGAGACACTTGTAAAGAGCAGCGAGGCAGAGCTGAAGAAGAAAATTGAAAAGTCTGATGCAGATGCGCGGTTTGCCATCTCATATGCCCATGAAGCATCACCGGAGATACATATAGAGGATGTATTTGAAAAGCTTTATGAGGAAAAGGGCGTGAATCCGACAAAGGAGCTTCCAGTGCATACAGGCCAGTTTTTCAGGGTGATGAGCACCGAATACGTAAAGCTTTATCCGGGCACAAAGGAGATGCTTAAGGAACTTAAGAATGCGGGTAAGAATGTATATCTGCTTTCAAATGCGCAGCGTATATTTACAGCCTATGAGATGAGAAGACTTGATATCTTTGATTTGTTTGATGACGTATTTATCTCATCTGATTATAATACCAAAAAGCCTGATATCAGATTTTATAAGGAGCTGATAAATAAGTATGATATTGACGTATCAAAATCGCTTTTTATAGGAAATGATTCGACTACCGATATCAAGGGTGCAAAGGAATGCCGGATGGATGCCTTTTATGTGAAATCGAATATTTCACCAAAGGATGATATGGCTCATGATGCAGACTATATTATAGATAATTTTACCAACTGGTAA
- a CDS encoding sigma-70 family RNA polymerase sigma factor yields the protein MKSDKISRLVTENINLIYLVMKRFRNRGVDREDLFQIGAVGLTKAAQRFDESKGFAFSTYAVPLIIGEIQRFLRDDGMVHISRKILDDARKIAIIREKYRMNENSEISLEKMEIISGMSKQDIIIAMEADKNASSIENESVLDYLDNKMSAEASDKPSETDKVINHIAMQQAFNSLDDSERRLIMLRYMQDKTQKQVAEVLGRNQVAISRMEKNTLEKLRRAMM from the coding sequence ATGAAGAGTGACAAAATCAGCAGACTTGTCACAGAAAATATAAACCTGATTTATTTAGTTATGAAACGCTTTAGAAACAGAGGCGTTGACCGGGAGGATTTATTTCAGATAGGAGCAGTTGGGCTGACAAAGGCAGCGCAGCGATTTGATGAAAGTAAGGGCTTTGCCTTTTCTACATACGCAGTACCGTTGATAATAGGGGAAATACAGCGCTTTCTACGTGATGACGGAATGGTGCATATCAGTCGAAAAATACTGGATGATGCAAGAAAAATTGCAATTATCAGAGAAAAATACAGAATGAATGAAAATAGTGAAATATCACTTGAAAAAATGGAAATTATTTCCGGTATGTCAAAACAGGATATAATAATTGCCATGGAAGCTGATAAAAATGCATCGTCAATAGAAAATGAAAGTGTGCTTGATTATTTGGACAATAAAATGAGCGCAGAAGCATCAGACAAGCCATCGGAGACAGATAAAGTGATAAATCACATCGCAATGCAGCAGGCGTTTAACTCACTGGATGATAGCGAGCGCAGACTGATTATGCTCCGCTATATGCAGGATAAGACACAGAAGCAGGTGGCAGAAGTGCTTGGACGCAACCAGGTGGCCATATCACGAATGGAGAAGAATACATTGGAGAAGCTTCGCAGGGCGATGATGTGA
- the spoIIAB gene encoding anti-sigma F factor codes for MNAAKTNHISLSFDAISENEAFARMTAAMFMAQLNPTLDDVEDVKTAVSEAVTNAIIHGYEMGDDNISSGQADHQAAEEKSCPQVHMNCSYIGRELYIEISDSGVGIQDVAKAMEPLYTSKPQLDRSGMGFSFMEAFMDALTVTSEPGHGTTVKMKKVL; via the coding sequence ATGAACGCAGCAAAAACAAATCATATATCGCTTAGCTTTGATGCAATTTCAGAGAATGAGGCATTTGCGAGAATGACAGCAGCCATGTTTATGGCACAATTAAACCCCACACTAGATGACGTGGAGGACGTAAAGACAGCAGTGTCAGAGGCGGTGACAAACGCAATTATCCATGGCTATGAGATGGGGGATGACAATATTTCATCCGGTCAGGCAGATCACCAGGCAGCAGAAGAAAAAAGTTGTCCACAGGTACATATGAATTGCAGCTACATAGGCAGGGAGCTTTACATAGAAATATCAGATAGCGGAGTAGGCATACAGGATGTGGCAAAAGCAATGGAACCGTTATACACATCCAAACCACAGCTTGACAGATCAGGCATGGGTTTTTCATTCATGGAAGCATTTATGGACGCGCTGACAGTTACATCAGAACCGGGACACGGAACAACAGTAAAGATGAAAAAAGTACTATGA
- a CDS encoding anti-sigma factor antagonist (This anti-anti-sigma factor, or anti-sigma factor antagonist, belongs to a family that includes characterized members SpoIIAA, RsbV, RsfA, and RsfB.): protein MIENYIKEADRVTYLMPKEVDHHCAGQIIAELDALIEGCGVRKIVFDMKQTEFMDSSGIGVIIGRTKKLKYFNDSSVSVCNMSDRVDKLLKCAGIYTIVHKL, encoded by the coding sequence ATGATAGAAAATTATATCAAGGAAGCAGACCGGGTGACATACCTTATGCCAAAGGAGGTGGATCACCACTGCGCCGGGCAGATAATCGCAGAGCTTGATGCACTTATAGAGGGCTGTGGTGTCAGAAAAATAGTATTTGACATGAAACAGACAGAATTTATGGACAGCTCCGGCATTGGGGTGATAATAGGAAGAACAAAGAAACTTAAGTACTTTAATGACAGCTCGGTGTCAGTTTGCAATATGTCGGACAGAGTGGACAAGCTTTTGAAATGTGCCGGCATTTACACTATTGTACATAAGCTTTAA
- a CDS encoding tetratricopeptide repeat protein → MICYKCGQDAGWNDKCPVCGADLSLFKRAIRISNSYYNDGLQKAQVRNLSGAIISLRQSLKFYKYNIQARNLLGLIYYEMGEMVDALSEWVISANYQPDDNLAKKYIDQIHNNRNQLETINQTIKKYNQALTYCKQDSKDLAVIQLRKVLSLNPKLVKGHQLLALLYLEEGHLDKAKKALRDAGKIDTDNTTTLRYLKEVNRRLKEKGTERKKKNDDLISYQSGNETIIMPKRFRESSMWANILYIIIGLVVGVAVTCFLVVPGIKSQAKTDAKKQLLSANDTISTNGQTISGLNDQIDKLKKELEDEKKKNDGVSDQISTYEALLNAYVYYTTNDVIKAGEALENINTSYLSDSAKQTYDTLNGSIADSYKEALYSQAYSSYSSGDYQSAIPTFQKLVGMDEAYRDGSAAYYLAQSFRKSGDLASAKPYYQYVVDNYAGTEKARTSKNYLAQEQQ, encoded by the coding sequence ATGATTTGTTATAAATGCGGACAAGATGCAGGCTGGAACGATAAATGCCCTGTATGTGGGGCTGATCTTTCACTTTTTAAAAGAGCTATTAGAATATCCAACTCATACTACAATGATGGTTTACAAAAGGCACAGGTGAGAAATCTGTCCGGAGCGATTATCTCTCTCAGGCAGAGTCTTAAGTTTTATAAGTACAATATCCAGGCAAGGAATCTGTTAGGTCTCATATACTATGAGATGGGTGAGATGGTTGACGCCTTAAGTGAGTGGGTCATCAGTGCAAACTATCAGCCTGATGATAATCTGGCAAAGAAGTATATAGATCAGATTCATAATAACAGAAATCAGCTCGAAACAATCAATCAGACCATTAAAAAATATAATCAGGCTTTAACTTATTGCAAGCAGGACAGTAAGGACCTTGCGGTTATACAGCTTCGAAAGGTGTTATCCTTAAATCCAAAGCTTGTAAAGGGACATCAGCTTTTGGCTCTTTTATATCTGGAGGAGGGGCATCTGGATAAGGCAAAGAAAGCCTTACGCGATGCAGGCAAGATAGATACAGACAATACCACTACCCTCAGATACTTAAAAGAAGTGAACAGGCGTCTCAAGGAAAAAGGAACTGAGAGGAAAAAGAAAAATGATGATTTAATTTCCTACCAGAGTGGAAACGAAACAATCATTATGCCAAAGCGATTCAGGGAGAGCTCAATGTGGGCAAATATACTCTATATTATAATCGGTCTGGTAGTCGGAGTGGCGGTTACGTGCTTCCTTGTGGTTCCGGGCATAAAAAGCCAGGCGAAAACAGATGCAAAGAAGCAGCTATTATCGGCCAATGATACGATTTCCACAAATGGGCAGACCATCAGTGGACTTAATGATCAGATAGACAAGCTAAAGAAGGAGCTTGAGGACGAGAAGAAGAAAAATGATGGAGTATCAGACCAGATTTCCACATATGAGGCTTTGCTCAATGCCTATGTATACTATACAACCAATGATGTAATAAAGGCAGGAGAAGCACTTGAAAATATCAACACAAGCTACCTGAGTGACTCGGCTAAGCAGACATATGATACGCTCAATGGTTCAATTGCAGATTCATATAAGGAAGCACTGTACAGTCAGGCATACTCATCATACAGCAGTGGCGATTATCAGAGTGCAATCCCTACATTCCAGAAGCTTGTCGGCATGGATGAGGCATACAGGGATGGTTCAGCTGCATATTACCTGGCGCAGTCGTTCAGGAAGTCAGGTGACTTAGCATCTGCAAAGCCATATTATCAGTATGTGGTAGACAACTACGCAGGCACTGAGAAGGCCAGAACATCAAAGAATTATCTGGCACAGGAACAGCAGTAA